The Litchfieldia alkalitelluris genome has a window encoding:
- a CDS encoding nucleotide pyrophosphohydrolase → MKNMIEKITSFRDERGWKPYHNEKDLALSISLEANELLENFQWKSSEEAISESRQNIKEEMADVLIYLIQLADQMDVDLEEEVLKKMEKNAIRYPVDKK, encoded by the coding sequence ATGAAAAATATGATAGAGAAAATAACAAGTTTCCGAGACGAAAGAGGTTGGAAACCTTACCACAATGAAAAAGATCTTGCTCTTTCAATCTCACTGGAAGCAAACGAACTTTTGGAGAATTTTCAATGGAAAAGCAGTGAAGAAGCGATATCTGAATCGAGACAAAACATTAAGGAAGAGATGGCTGATGTTTTAATATATCTTATTCAACTAGCAGATCAAATGGATGTAGATTTAGAAGAGGAAGTATTGAAAAAGATGGAGAAGAATGCGATAAGATATCCTGTTGATAAGAAGTGA
- a CDS encoding restriction endonuclease, with protein MEYFILAILLGFIFFQWKKSKTFKELEANKKYLSTEEFKRTLAFGIYQRFCKENDERSYSSIFLKNNPIEFEHFIADVFKHKYGESTFVTKSSGDFGVDIEHGTGDVKVLGQAKCYKDDVGYEPIAIIHSNMVKQNASRGYVVTTSDFTEHARSYAEGLNIDLITGTELVEMWINYSNPVSETITLKAINDQSNQIDTPI; from the coding sequence ATGGAATATTTTATATTAGCAATTTTATTAGGTTTTATCTTTTTTCAATGGAAAAAGAGTAAAACTTTCAAAGAACTAGAGGCCAATAAAAAATATTTATCTACTGAGGAATTTAAAAGAACTCTAGCATTTGGCATATATCAACGTTTTTGTAAGGAAAATGATGAGAGATCTTATTCATCTATCTTTTTGAAAAATAATCCCATAGAATTTGAACACTTTATCGCTGATGTATTCAAGCATAAATATGGTGAATCTACTTTTGTTACAAAAAGTTCTGGGGACTTTGGTGTTGATATTGAACATGGCACAGGTGACGTGAAAGTTCTAGGACAAGCAAAGTGTTACAAGGATGATGTTGGTTATGAACCAATAGCAATTATCCACTCCAACATGGTAAAACAAAATGCCTCAAGAGGATACGTTGTAACAACATCTGATTTTACTGAACATGCACGTTCCTATGCAGAAGGTTTAAATATTGATCTGATTACAGGAACTGAGTTAGTGGAAATGTGGATTAACTACAGTAATCCTGTTTCTGAAACAATTACACTTAAAGCTATAAATGATCAGTCGAATCAGATTGATACCCCGATTTAA
- a CDS encoding HNH endonuclease, translated as MSVVTVKNRGYKVPFKLSDVLLETLEHRNQLLEEYRLQLGGGSVSYLNHTETPRDPLRSNLLKLLYKYKCQICDKRIETSPGKYTCHTHHLFQVGDGGPDDLANMMVVCPNCHIMLDKGALYLDIDFDRVLHFRTNHELHRKSINIKHYIDEYYVGVQNDRYRTN; from the coding sequence ATGTCAGTAGTTACTGTAAAAAATAGAGGATACAAAGTACCTTTTAAATTGAGTGATGTTTTACTAGAAACACTAGAACACAGAAATCAGTTGTTAGAGGAATATCGACTTCAGTTGGGCGGAGGTTCAGTTAGTTATCTAAACCATACTGAAACGCCCAGAGACCCCTTACGTTCTAACTTATTGAAGTTGTTATATAAATACAAATGCCAAATTTGCGATAAAAGAATTGAAACTTCTCCTGGTAAATATACATGTCATACTCACCATCTATTTCAAGTTGGTGACGGAGGCCCTGATGATTTAGCAAATATGATGGTTGTCTGTCCTAATTGTCACATAATGCTAGATAAGGGAGCCCTTTACTTAGATATTGATTTCGATCGTGTACTACACTTTCGAACAAACCACGAACTTCATAGGAAGTCGATTAACATCAAACATTACATTGATGAGTATTATGTTGGAGTTCAAAATGATCGTTATAGGACAAACTAA